A DNA window from Eremothecium cymbalariae DBVPG#7215 chromosome 3, complete sequence contains the following coding sequences:
- a CDS encoding transketolase family protein (similar to Ashbya gossypii ADL366W) has translation MAGYTDIDRLAISTIRLLAVDQVSKANSGHPGAPLGLAPAAHVIWKQMKFNPKSPEWINRDRFVLSNGHAVALLYSLLHLFGYPLSVEDLKQFRQVGSRTPGHPEADLDGIDVTTGPLGQGICNAVGLAIAQANFAATYNKPGFELSNNYTYVFLGDGCLQEGVSSEASSLAGHLQLGNLIAIYDDNRITIDGDTKVSFDEDVRKRYEAYGWEVLSVENGNEDLDAIAHALEQAKKSKDKPTLIKLTTMIGYGSLEAGSHAVHGAPLKADDVKQLKTSLGFTADEAFVVPQEVYDLYNKSTIQPGAQAETEWNALFERYIESHPKEGAELKRRLAGELPENWVSKLPVYNPSDSAIASRKLSEIVLQSIYNELPELIGGSADLTPSNLTRWNEAVDFQPPQSGLGDYTGRYIRYGVREHGMGAIINGISAFGANYKPFGATFLNFVSYAAGAVRLAALSGHPVIWVATHDSIGLGEDGPTHQPVETLTHLRALPNMQVWRPADGNEVSAAYKVALESKHTPAVLALSRQNLPQLEGSSIEKASKGGYILKDIQNPDISIISTGSEVSIAVEAAKLLAEKNVKVRVVSLPDFHTFAQQPKDYQMSVLPDGVPILSFEVLSTSGWAKYAHQSFGLDTFGASGKGPDVYKHFGFTVEGVVDKAEKTIAFYKGKQVISPLNKAF, from the coding sequence ATGGCAGGTTACACAGATATTGACAGATTGGCTATTTCCACTATTAGGCTGTTGGCTGTGGATCAGGTTTCCAAGGCCAACTCAGGGCACCCCGGTGCACCTTTGGGATTAGCCCCGGCCGCTCACGTGATTTGGAAGCAGATGAAATTTAATCCAAAGAGTCCAGAATGGATTAATAGGGATAGGTTTGTTCTTTCAAATGGACATGCGGTTGCGTTGTTGTACTCTTTGTTACATTTGTTTGGGTATCCATTGTCTGTAGAGGATTTGAAACAATTTAGACAAGTAGGTTCTCGGACTCCAGGGCATCCAGAGGCTGATTTGGACGGGATAGATGTAACAACTGGTCCATTAGGTCAGGGTATTTGTAATGCGGTTGGTTTAGCTATCGCCCAGGCAAACTTTGCTGCTACTTACAACAAGCCTGGGTTTGAATTGTCTAACAATTACACATATGTTTTTCTTGGGGATGGTTGTTTGCAAGAAGGTGTGTCTTCTGAAGCTAGTTCTTTGGCTGGTCATCTACAATTGGGTAATTTGATTGCTATTTACGATGACAATCGGATTACCATCGATGGTGATACCAAAGTTTCCTTCGATGAGGATGTAAGAAAGAGATATGAGGCCTATGGTTGGGAAGTTTTGAGTGTTGAGAATGGTAATGAGGATCTGGATGCGATCGCTCATGCTTTAGAGCAAGCAAAGAAGTCTAAAGACAAACCAACTTTGATTAAGTTGACCACGATGATAGGTTATGGTTCCTTGGAAGCCGGGTCGCATGCGGTACACGGTGCTCCATTAAAGGCTGATGATGTTAAGCAGTTGAAGACTAGTCTTGGTTTCACTGCTGATGAGGCCTTTGTTGTTCCTCAGGAGGTTTATGACCTTTACAACAAAAGCACTATCCAGCCAGGTGCCCAGGCTGAGACTGAATGGAATGCCTTGTTTGAGAGATACATTGAGTCCCATCCAAAAGAGGGAGCTGAATTGAAGAGAAGATTGGCAGGTGAATTACCTGAAAACTGGGTCTCCAAATTGCCTGTATACAACCCATCTGACTCTGCAATTGCCTCAAGAAAATTGTCTGAGATTGTTCTTCAATCTATTTACAACGAGTTACCCGAATTGATTGGTGGCTCTGCTGATTTAACTCCTTCTAATCTGACCAGATGGAATGAAGCCGTGGACTTCCAACCACCACAGTCTGGGTTAGGTGACTACACTGGTAGGTATATTAGATATGGTGTTCGTGAACATGGTATGGGTGCCATAATAAACGGTATCTCTGCTTTTGGTGCAAACTATAAACCTTTTGGTGCAACATTTTTGAACTTTGTTTCTTATGCTGCCGGTGCTGTGAGATTGGCTGCTTTGTCTGGCCACCCAGTCATTTGGGTTGCTACCCATGATTCGATTGGTTTGGGAGAAGATGGACCAACCCATCAGCCAGTTGAGACTTTGACTCACTTGAGAGCCTTACCTAACATGCAAGTTTGGAGACCTGCTGACGGTAATGAGGTTTCTGCTGCATATAAGGTTGCTCTAGAATCTAAACATACTCCTGCTGTTTTGGCTCTTTCTCGACAAAATCTTCCCCAATTAGAGGGCTCCTCTATAGAAAAAGCATCCAAGGGAGGTTACATCTTGAAAGATATTCAGAATCCAGATATTTCGATCATCTCCACTGGTTCTGAAGTCTCGATTGCTGTAGAAGCAGCGAAGCTCCTAGCTGAAAAGAATGTGAAGGTTAGAGTTGTATCCCTCCCGGACTTCCACACTTTTGCTCAACAACCAAAAGACTATCAAATGTCTGTCTTGCCAGATGGTGTTCCAATTTTGTCATTCGAAGTTTTATCGACTTCTGGCTGGGCTAAGTATGCTCACCAATCCTTTGGATTAGATACCTTTGGCGCTTCCGGTAAGGGGCCTGATGTCTACAAGCACTTTGGATTCACTGTTGAAGGTGTTGTCGATAAGGCAGAGAAGACGATTGCTTTTTACAAGGGCAAGCAAGTTATTTCTCCATTGAATAAGGCATTTTAG
- the LTP1 gene encoding tyrosine protein phosphatase LTP1 (similar to Ashbya gossypii ADL365W): MTKQISVAFVCLGNICRSPMAEAVFKNKVKEHKVEDRFGVIDSFGTAGYHIGEEPDYRSVATCRKHKVPVDHRSQKIKASHFDEFDFIICMDNSNKRNLERLKPTGSKAMIHLFGEWNTENKFNKIIDDPYYGGNDGFEYNFNQISYFSDEFIKREL; this comes from the coding sequence ATGACGAAACAAATATCTGTTGCATTTGTTTGCCTGGGGAACATCTGTCGTTCTCCAATGGCTGAAGCTGTGTTCAAAAACAAGGTTAAAGAACATAAAGTTGAAGATAGATTTGGTGTGATAGATTCGTTTGGCACTGCTGGATATCATATAGGAGAAGAACCTGACTACCGTAGTGTCGCTACTTGTCGCAAGCACAAGGTTCCTGTGGATCATCGCAGCCAAAAGATCAAGGCTAGtcattttgatgaatttgattttattatttgcaTGGATAACTCTAACAAACGAAACTTAGAAAGGTTAAAGCCTACCGGAAGTAAAGCAATGATACATTTATTTGGAGAGTGGAACACTGAaaacaaattcaacaaaattattgatgatCCTTACTACGGCGGAAATGATGGTTTCGAATATAatttcaatcaaatatCTTATTTTAGTGATGAATTTATCAAGAGGGAACTTTAA
- the NOT5 gene encoding CCR4-NOT core subunit NOT5 (similar to Ashbya gossypii ADL364C), which translates to MSQRKLLQEVDKVLKKVKEGLAEFDIIYDKFQTTESDNQSYREKLESDLKREIKKLQKHREQIKSWLSKDDVKEKTSLLMENRRLIENGMERFKSVEKIMKTKKFSTEALSNPDLIKDPRELKKRDQFLFVEDCLEELQKQLESYEAQELTEKIERHQFHISNLENILKMLQNNELEPDTVEEYQEDIRYYVDNNDDPDFIEYETIYEDMGCEIEVDEPKEQPTPVKSKTKSERSPKKKSSSPVLAIANTKSTISTAGSMTATSAPASQASSSSPVSAGAKNVKKDSAPQSPIGIPPPKNLTSKISEIIENDLATKSAFQNPLFKEELVYWLQAKRPLIQPYDTMPDKMIKQLESSLLNCPDSLDADTPHLFQHPLSLPHPTSIFFPNEPIRFVTTTLNSSGTITNDIYGKTSMAQILTKFDLDTLFFIFYHYQGTYEQFLAARELNIRGWLFNRVNRCWFYREVEKLPPGMEQKEEVSWRYFDYQKSWLARRCGPDFVYREEEFERL; encoded by the coding sequence atgTCACAGAGGAAGTTATTGCAAGAAGTTGACAAAGTATTGAAAAAGGTAAAGGAAGGTTTAGcagaatttgatataatatatgataAATTCCAAACTACGGAATCAGATAATCAATCTTATCGAGAGAAATTAGAGTCTGATCTAAAAAGGGAGATCAAGAAGTTACAGAAACATAGGGAGCAAATCAAGTCGTGGTTAAGTAAAGATGACGTAAAGGAGAAAACATCCTTGCTAATGGAGAATAGAAGATTGATTGAAAATGGTATGGAACGATTTAAGTCTGTGGAGAAAATTATGAAGACTAAGAAGTTTTCTACAGAGGCACTAAGTAATCCAGACTTAATTAAAGACCCTCgagaattaaaaaaacgAGACCAGTTCCTGTTCGTTGAGGACTGTTTGGAggaacttcaaaaacaacttgaATCATATGAAGCGCAGGAACTGACTGAGAAGATTGAAAGGCATCAGTTTCATATTtccaatttggaaaatattcTGAAAATGTTACAGAATAATGAATTGGAACCAGATACTGTTGAAGAGTATCAGGAGGATATCAGATATTATGTGGATAACAACGATGATCCAGATTTCATTGAATATGAGACTATATATGAAGATATGGGTTGTGAaattgaagttgatgaaCCAAAGGAACAGCCGACACCTGTAAAGTCGAAGACGAAATCTGAACGTTCgccaaaaaagaagagtTCTTCTCCCGTATTGGCAATTGCGAACACAAAATCAACTATCTCAACTGCAGGAAGCATGACAGCAACCAGCGCACCAGCATCTCAGGCCTCTTCCTCCAGTCCAGTATCCGCAGGGGCTAAGAATGTTAAGAAGGATTCTGCTCCTCAGTCTCCAATTGGTATCCCTCCTCCCAAGAATTTAACTTCGAAGATCTCAGAAATCATAGAGAACGATTTAGCAACAAAGTCTGCATTCCAAAACCCACTGTTTAAAGAGGAACTCGTATATTGGCTACAAGCTAAAAGACCATTAATTCAACCTTATGATACAATGCCAGACAAAATGATAAAACAGTTAGAGTCGTCTTTGTTAAACTGTCCTGACTCGCTTGATGCAGATACCCCACATTTATTCCAGCACCCACTTTCCTTGCCACATCCTACTTCAATATTCTTCCCTAATGAACCAATTAGATTTGTAACTACTACACTAAACTCTAGTGGTACAATAACAAACGACATATACGGTAAGACTTCAATGGCGCAAATCTTGACGAAATTTGATCTAGATACCctattttttattttttatcattatcaAGGGACATATGAACAATTTTTAGCTGCTAGAGAGCTGAATATTCGGGGATGGTTATTCAATAGAGTTAACCGTTGTTGGTTTTATAGGGAAGTTGAGAAATTGCCTCCAGGTATGGAACAGAAGGAGGAAGTATCATGGAGGTATTTTGATTATCAAAAAAGTTGGCTGGCTAGACGCTGTGGACCAGACTTCGTTTATCGCGAAGAGGAGTTCGAACGACTTTAA